From a single Helicoverpa armigera isolate CAAS_96S chromosome 7, ASM3070526v1, whole genome shotgun sequence genomic region:
- the LOC110381144 gene encoding aarF domain-containing kinase 1, with protein MFSRKVSRVVKYGLYGSVAIGGSVTAAVKLNDGDYDSLAIVRLSRTAYTAVEIGRTYKSLLYSKEWDRSSKEYLEVKSQAHQIGAQKLLELCKANKGVYIKVGQHVGALDYLLPNEYVMTMRILHKDAPQNTVEELYKVMKEDLKQDPKDLFEEFEPEPLGTASLAQVHKAKLKDGTDVAVKVQHFFVRDNVKIDLKWMEFIINTMSKIFPDFEMQWLIDETKKNIAKELDFIQEGRNAERVAELFKNYTWLKVPKIFWDYSTERVLVMEYVSGGQVNDVKYIDEHKINRFDLCKKLGDLYSHMIFISGFVHSDPHPGNILVKKDPKDKDVTVYLLDHGLYAQLTEKFRYHYSKLWLSIIDRNRDEMRVHAEELGIRKELYGLFACMVTGRPWDTIMKGIGRTRPTSDEKSTFQNELPNILHYVTQCLEHVDRQALLVLKTNDLIRSIEYALGMQDRMCGFVIMSQCCVQSVYNLEYKNTSSLLKKSYLNLKFGWSLVLLYFYSLYLKVHFKFS; from the exons ATGTTTTCGAGAAAAGTAAGTCGGGTGGTGAAGTATGGACTGTACGGCAGTGTAGCAATAGGTGGTTCAGTCACCGCTGCCGTAAAACTTAACGATGGTGATTATGACTCCTTGGCTATCGTCAGACTCTCCAGGACAGCGTACACGGCAGTGGAAATTGGGAGGACGTATAAGTCGTTGCTCTACAGCAAGGAATGGGATAGAAGCTCAAAAGAATATTTGGAGGTCAAGAGTCAAGCTCATCAAATTGGGGCACAGAAACTGCTTGAGCTATGTAAAGCCAACAAAGGTGTGTACATAAAGGTAGGGCAGCATGTAGGCGCCTTGGACTACTTACTGCCCAATGAGTATGTGATGACAATGAGAATATTGCATAAGGATGCTCCACAAAACACTGTGGAGGAGCTGTATAAAGTGATGAAAGAAGATTTGAAACAGGAT CCCAAAGATTTATTTGAAGAATTCGAGCCTGAACCACTTGGTACTGCCTCACTAGCACAAGTACATAAAGCTAAATTGAAAGATGGCACAGACGTGGCAGTTAAAGTTCAACATTTCTTTGTCAGAGACAATGTGAAAATAGACCTCAAATGGATGGAATTCATCATAAACacaatgtcaaaaatatttcctgACTTTGAAATGCAATGGTTAATTGATGAAACCAAAAAGAATATAGCAAAAGAGCTGGATTTTATACAAGAAGGTCGTAATGCAGAGAGAGTGGCTGAATTATTTAAGAACTACACATGGTTGAAGGTGCCAAAGATTTTCTGGGATTACAGTACTGAAAGAGTTCTTGTTATGGAGTATGTCAGTGGTGGTCAGGTCAATGATGTTAAGTACATTGAT GAGCATAAAATCAATAGGTTTGATCTGTGTAAGAAGCTGGGTGACCTGTATTCGCACATGATCTTCATCAGTGGTTTCGTACACAGTGACCCTCATCCGGGCAACATACTTGTAAAGAAAGATCCCAAAGATAAGGATGTTACCGTCTACCTATTGGACCACGGTTTGTATGCT CAATTGACGGAAAAGTTTAGATATCATTATTCAAAGTTATGGCTATCAATAATTGATCGCAACCGGGATGAGATGCGGGTTCATGCGGAAGAACTGGGAATACGCAAGGAGTTATACGGGTTATTTGCATGCATGGTCACTGGGCGACCGTGGGACACCATTATGAAAGGCATTGGTCGGACCAGACCAACGTCTGATGAG aaatcAACATTCCAAAATGAGTTACCGAACATTTTGCACTATGTTACACAATGTTTAGAGCACGTCGACCGACAGGCTCTTCTAGTGTTGAAGACGAACGATCTTATTCGCAGCATTGAGTACGCTCTCGGTATGCAAGACCGAATGTGCGGCTTCGTTATCATGAGCCAGTGTTGTGTGCAGAGTGTCTACAACCTCGAGTATAAG AATACATCGTCGCTGCTCAAAAAGTCTTATTTAAACCTTAAGTTTGGCTGGTCATTAGTGTTGTTATATttctacagtttatatttaaaggtACACtttaaattttcatag
- the LOC110381147 gene encoding uncharacterized protein LOC110381147 codes for MSLVKLLKAPIKLFKKEVITFVIIRRYDLGILEENLRYISVKPSASISVLRTKVWHLLDLPDFCEEIIVLKSSNDVVIPLVDLRKGNDPQYPYILEVWLPNNRLSSTTMHNMLTIGNGDDQSHYGNQMQSTNNTIYEDRRDVEEKCVCACFSQTTVSNDTMALNKHRIPEPKMATRNFLADFNKKSEMSCRISSTSIFKLSGRKSRDNFTNILLKIQSDLSTLSNKLSVLENKLPS; via the exons atgtcACTAGTTAAGCTCTTAAAAGCACCGATTAAACTTTTTAAGAAAGAAGTCATTACATTTGTCATCATTCGGAGGTACGACTTGGGAA TTCTTGAAGAAAATCTCCGATACATTTCTGTGAAACCCTCTGCGTCAATATCAGTGCTGCGTACAAAAGTGTGGCATTTGCTAGACTTGCCGGATTTTTGTGAAGAAATTATCGTGCTGAAGTCTAGCAACGATGTCGTGATTCCTCTTGTTGATCTGCGAAAGGGCAATGACCCCCAGTACCCGTATATCCTCGAAGTTTGGTTGCCGAATAATCgactat CTTCGACCACGATGCATAATATGCTGACCATTGGCAATGGGGACGACCAGTCACACTATGGAAATCAAATGCAGTCTACGAACAATACAATTTACGAAGACCGTCGTGATGTTGAGGAAAAATGTGTCTGTGCATGTTTTT CTCAAACCACAGTCTCGAATGATACAATGGCATTGAACAAACATCGGATTCCTGAGCCCAAAATGGCAACACGCAACTTCCTAGCGGACTTCAATAAAAAGTCGGAAATGTCTTGTCGTATCTCTAGCACTTCTATATTCAAACTCAGTGGAAGGAAGAGCCGAGACAACTTCACTAATATTCTGCTAAAAATACAAAGCGATTTATCCACATTGAGCAATAAATTGTCAGTCTTAGAAAACAAGTTGCCATCCTGA
- the LOC110381146 gene encoding ubiquinone biosynthesis O-methyltransferase, mitochondrial has translation MWSQKLTRSILDKTKNTVFKVPRWKPVISSRCLQTEGRTTQSQSTVDAADVEFFSKQMNEWWDPYGKMRLLHSMNLLRVPFVRDGLVNTAQKELYPLKDKKILDVGCGGGILSEGLARLGAFVTGIDASEDLIRVADEHKNVDPKIAYNKPVYLHTTVEDHAKKVSNLYDGVVASEVIEHVQNQELFVKSCVHTLKPGGRIFFTTPNRTRMSQFAVIFLGENVLKYIPQGAHQFEKFITPTELTFLLERNNCHVELTYGVTFNPVTGKWDFSEFQQLMYAIQAVKLS, from the exons ATGTGGTCTCAAAAATTAACTAGAAGTATTTTAGATAAAACTAA AAATACAGTATTCAAAGTACCTAGATGGAAACCCGTGATATCGTCACGATGTCTCCAAACCGAAGGTCGTACTACACAATCCCAGTCAACCGTTGATGCCGCTGATGTCGAGttcttttcaaaacaaatgaatgagtGGTGGGATCCGTACGGAAAAATGCGTCTGCTACATAGTATGAATTTATtgag AGTTCCTTTTGTCCGAGATGGCCTCGTAAATACTGCACAAAAAGAATTGTACCCGCTCAAAGATAAAAAGATATTGGATGTTGGCTGCGGAGGAGGTATATTATCTGAG ggACTAGCAAGGTTGGGCGCTTTCGTTACGGGGATTGATGCAAGCGAGGATCTCATCCGAGTGGCAGACGAACATAAAAATGTTGACCCAAAAATAGCATATAATAAACCTGTATACCTGCATACTACTGTAgag GACCACGCCAAGAAAGTTTCCAACCTCTACGATGGCGTAGTAGCATCTGAAGTTATAGAACATGTGCAGAACCAAGAATTATTCGTCAAATCCTGTGTCCACACTTTAAAGCCAGGAGGGAGGATTTTCTTCACAACACCAAACAGAACGAGAATGTCACAGTTTGCTGTTATATTCCTCGGCGAAAATGTACTCAAATATATACCTCAAGGAGCTCATCAGTTTGAGAAGTTTATCACCCCTACTGAACTCACTTTCCTGTTAGAAAGAA ataATTGCCATGTGGAACTAACTTACGGCGTAACTTTTAACCCAGTTACTGGTAAATGGGACTTTTCGGAATTCCAACAATTAATGTATGCTATTCAGGCTGTGAAATTAAGTTAA
- the LOC110381143 gene encoding uncharacterized protein LOC110381143 isoform X2, with amino-acid sequence MSNKSSPSKAPILDLSSFCPSAFTLTFVVEVVGIDVWHDCNEGWLDLGPIDQGLKLTYQLYPGQIFEVEIVIWPHVAKVYYGNNYDWVRTWQFLERRWLTFTIRHAYPVRVMELRNFVATVVPHAGLGVLSATAKAEKATEVYLPPLRFNERRQFAQVVESEYPMKKYIEDMIWFRVVVYIPTSYMDGLFDTPYPVQDIRHQDAALFQVQNVILNRAVEEEVEELEVPTAPVKSSKLKLPVKQEKKKPVEVKYEIKLSGDWLLAGIGRVIPFQVVGDHPSDQGEIMVVISSTNLPAQDDYPVFFVNSCNLTEIPTAHLKKHRFTHIYTRWTLSEEDHSSERQALNSKKLKTEINFNDHHAVPLSNVLASEIMSIFLDEPFRLELRGIRTPPPITEKPKFFGYEKGDRDFGIGVPPPFPNQDVDILIAQTRIDARALTKINGTLNGEFPLYPPETYLVPLEREGICTNDINAVRAKVQPNLVIQPSVILEAQMTLELSMGLVGCKPPQLTQRYSRLFCLISDAAAIMTILRQITEINENVLISGSREGLLTGFGLDTGDTVMLYVEGPKEGQILRVWERTEDFHPIVKPVFSTSAKYRARLYPELLLAAMPFNILKMFVPLSVLLGLTPIYARPSLPLPTRTAVLKIGRLVASKFQWAPSHHEMPTAMELKSFRLELCVAPRPPPVIITDTTPKINNSPSYPSDQQNIPSDQSVTRINWDRKL; translated from the exons ATGAGTAATAAGAGCTCACCGAGTAAGGCCCCAATTCTAGATTTATCTAGCTTTTGCCCAAGTGCATTCACCCTAACTTTCGTGGTCGAAGTAGTTGGAATTGATGTGTGGCATGATTGCAATGAGGGATGGCTAGACCTTGGACCAATTGATCAAGGCCTCAAGCTGACTTATCAATTGTATCCTGGGCAGATATTTGAAGTGGAAATTGTGATATGGCCACATGTAGCGAAG GTATATTACGGAAATAACTACGACTGGGTTAGAACGTGGCAGTTCTTAGAAAGAAGATGGCTTACATTCACAATTCGCCATGCGTATCCAGTACGAGTGATGGAACTGCGCAACTTCGTGGCAACTGTGGTTCCACATGCTGGATTGGGAGTTCTTAGTGCGAC TGCTAAAGCCGAGAAGGCTACAGAAGTATACCTGCCTCCTCTGCGATTTAATGAACGTCGTCAGTTCGCTCAAGTTGTGGAGTCAGAGTACCCCATGAAGAAGTATATCGAAGATATGATATGGTTTCGCGTTGTTGTTTACATACCGACCTCTTATATGGATGGACTGTTTGATACTCCGTATCCAGTACAAG ACATAAGACACCAAGATGCAGCACTGTTTCAAGTACAAAATGTCATCTTAAATCGTGCAGTAGAAGAAGAAGTGGAAGAATTGGAGGTTCCTACTGCCCCTGTGAAAAGCTCGAAATTGAAACTTCCAGTCAAACAAGAGAAGAAGAAGCCTGTAGAAGTTAAATATGAAATCAAGTTGTCTGGGGATTGGTTATTAGCCG gAATAGGCAGAGTGATACCATTTCAAGTGGTTGGCGATCATCCTTCAGACCAAGGAGAAATAATGGTTGTGATAAGCAGCACCAATTTGCCCGCGCAAGATGATTACCCAGTTTTCTTCGTGAATTCTTGCAATCTCACTGAAATTCCTACGGCACATTTAAAGAAACACAG ATTTACGCATATTTATACAAGGTGGACTCTCAGTGAAGAAGACCATTCCTCAGAACGTCAAGCcttaaactcaaaaaaacttaaaacagaGATTAATTTCAATGATCATCATGCGGTGCCGTTGTCAAATGTTTTGGCTTCGGAAATTATGTCTATATTTTTGGATGAGCCTTTTCGATTAGAG ctcCGCGGAATAAGGACTCCACCACCAATAACTGAAAAGCCGAAATTTTTTGGTTACGAAAAAGGAGACCGTGATTTCGGCATAGGCGTCCCTCCTCCCTTTCCTAACCAGGATGTGGATATTCTCATCGCGCAGACAAGAATTGATGCAAGAGCTTTAACAAAAATTAATGGTACTCTCAATGGAGAGTTTCCATTGTATCCCCCTGAAACATATTTGGTGCCATTAGAACGCGAGGGAATTTGCACGAACGATATTAATGCAGTAAGGGCGAAGGTGCAGCCAAATTTAGTTATTCAACCATCAGTTATATTAGAGGCACAGATGACGTTAGAACTATCTATGGGTCTCGTTGGATGCAAACCTCCGCAATTAACTCAAAGATATTCTCGACTATTCTGTCTTATTAGCGATGCTGCAGCTATAATGACTATATTACGACAGATAACAGAAATAAACGAGAACGTTTTGATATCAGGGAGTAGAGAAGGTTTGTTGACAGGATTCGGATTGGATACAGGAGATACGGTAATGTTGTACGTAGAAGGTCCAAAGGAGGGACAGATTCTGCGTGTTTGGGAACGTACGGAAGACTTTCATCCAATTGTGAAACCTGTTTTTTCGACTTCAGCCAAGTATCGGGCCCGTTTGTATCCCG AACTACTACTTGCTGCTATGCCATTTAACATTTTGAAGATGTTCGTTCCTCTGTCAGTATTATTAGGTTTGACACCGATTTACGCTCGTCCATCATTACCATTGCCAACTCGtact GCAGTCCTCAAGATAGGTCGTTTGGTGGCCAGTAAGTTCCAATGGGCCCCGAGTCACCATGAAATGCCAACAGCCATGGAACTCAAGAGCTTTAGATTGGAGCTCTGCGTGGCACCGCGGCCCCCGCCCGTTATCATTACAGACACAACACCCAAAATAAACAACTCACCTTCAT atccCTCGGACCAACAAAATATTCCTTCAGACCAAAGTGTAACGAGGATCAATTGGGACAGGAAACTCTAA
- the LOC110381143 gene encoding uncharacterized protein LOC110381143 isoform X1, with protein MSNKSSPSKAPILDLSSFCPSAFTLTFVVEVVGIDVWHDCNEGWLDLGPIDQGLKLTYQLYPGQIFEVEIVIWPHVAKVYYGNNYDWVRTWQFLERRWLTFTIRHAYPVRVMELRNFVATVVPHAGLGVLSATAKAEKATEVYLPPLRFNERRQFAQVVESEYPMKKYIEDMIWFRVVVYIPTSYMDGLFDTPYPVQDIRHQDAALFQVQNVILNRAVEEEVEELEVPTAPVKSSKLKLPVKQEKKKPVEVKYEIKLSGDWLLAGIGRVIPFQVVGDHPSDQGEIMVVISSTNLPAQDDYPVFFVNSCNLTEIPTAHLKKHRFTHIYTRWTLSEEDHSSERQALNSKKLKTEINFNDHHAVPLSNVLASEIMSIFLDEPFRLELRGIRTPPPITEKPKFFGYEKGDRDFGIGVPPPFPNQDVDILIAQTRIDARALTKINGTLNGEFPLYPPETYLVPLEREGICTNDINAVRAKVQPNLVIQPSVILEAQMTLELSMGLVGCKPPQLTQRYSRLFCLISDAAAIMTILRQITEINENVLISGSREGLLTGFGLDTGDTVMLYVEGPKEGQILRVWERTEDFHPIVKPVFSTSAKYRARLYPELLLAAMPFNILKMFVPLSVLLGLTPIYARPSLPLPTRTAVLKIGRLVASKFQWAPSHHEMPTAMELKSFRLELCVAPRPPPVIITDTTPKINNSPSCASIEKKSPTITVEIIDHKLSVSNSGDGL; from the exons ATGAGTAATAAGAGCTCACCGAGTAAGGCCCCAATTCTAGATTTATCTAGCTTTTGCCCAAGTGCATTCACCCTAACTTTCGTGGTCGAAGTAGTTGGAATTGATGTGTGGCATGATTGCAATGAGGGATGGCTAGACCTTGGACCAATTGATCAAGGCCTCAAGCTGACTTATCAATTGTATCCTGGGCAGATATTTGAAGTGGAAATTGTGATATGGCCACATGTAGCGAAG GTATATTACGGAAATAACTACGACTGGGTTAGAACGTGGCAGTTCTTAGAAAGAAGATGGCTTACATTCACAATTCGCCATGCGTATCCAGTACGAGTGATGGAACTGCGCAACTTCGTGGCAACTGTGGTTCCACATGCTGGATTGGGAGTTCTTAGTGCGAC TGCTAAAGCCGAGAAGGCTACAGAAGTATACCTGCCTCCTCTGCGATTTAATGAACGTCGTCAGTTCGCTCAAGTTGTGGAGTCAGAGTACCCCATGAAGAAGTATATCGAAGATATGATATGGTTTCGCGTTGTTGTTTACATACCGACCTCTTATATGGATGGACTGTTTGATACTCCGTATCCAGTACAAG ACATAAGACACCAAGATGCAGCACTGTTTCAAGTACAAAATGTCATCTTAAATCGTGCAGTAGAAGAAGAAGTGGAAGAATTGGAGGTTCCTACTGCCCCTGTGAAAAGCTCGAAATTGAAACTTCCAGTCAAACAAGAGAAGAAGAAGCCTGTAGAAGTTAAATATGAAATCAAGTTGTCTGGGGATTGGTTATTAGCCG gAATAGGCAGAGTGATACCATTTCAAGTGGTTGGCGATCATCCTTCAGACCAAGGAGAAATAATGGTTGTGATAAGCAGCACCAATTTGCCCGCGCAAGATGATTACCCAGTTTTCTTCGTGAATTCTTGCAATCTCACTGAAATTCCTACGGCACATTTAAAGAAACACAG ATTTACGCATATTTATACAAGGTGGACTCTCAGTGAAGAAGACCATTCCTCAGAACGTCAAGCcttaaactcaaaaaaacttaaaacagaGATTAATTTCAATGATCATCATGCGGTGCCGTTGTCAAATGTTTTGGCTTCGGAAATTATGTCTATATTTTTGGATGAGCCTTTTCGATTAGAG ctcCGCGGAATAAGGACTCCACCACCAATAACTGAAAAGCCGAAATTTTTTGGTTACGAAAAAGGAGACCGTGATTTCGGCATAGGCGTCCCTCCTCCCTTTCCTAACCAGGATGTGGATATTCTCATCGCGCAGACAAGAATTGATGCAAGAGCTTTAACAAAAATTAATGGTACTCTCAATGGAGAGTTTCCATTGTATCCCCCTGAAACATATTTGGTGCCATTAGAACGCGAGGGAATTTGCACGAACGATATTAATGCAGTAAGGGCGAAGGTGCAGCCAAATTTAGTTATTCAACCATCAGTTATATTAGAGGCACAGATGACGTTAGAACTATCTATGGGTCTCGTTGGATGCAAACCTCCGCAATTAACTCAAAGATATTCTCGACTATTCTGTCTTATTAGCGATGCTGCAGCTATAATGACTATATTACGACAGATAACAGAAATAAACGAGAACGTTTTGATATCAGGGAGTAGAGAAGGTTTGTTGACAGGATTCGGATTGGATACAGGAGATACGGTAATGTTGTACGTAGAAGGTCCAAAGGAGGGACAGATTCTGCGTGTTTGGGAACGTACGGAAGACTTTCATCCAATTGTGAAACCTGTTTTTTCGACTTCAGCCAAGTATCGGGCCCGTTTGTATCCCG AACTACTACTTGCTGCTATGCCATTTAACATTTTGAAGATGTTCGTTCCTCTGTCAGTATTATTAGGTTTGACACCGATTTACGCTCGTCCATCATTACCATTGCCAACTCGtact GCAGTCCTCAAGATAGGTCGTTTGGTGGCCAGTAAGTTCCAATGGGCCCCGAGTCACCATGAAATGCCAACAGCCATGGAACTCAAGAGCTTTAGATTGGAGCTCTGCGTGGCACCGCGGCCCCCGCCCGTTATCATTACAGACACAACACCCAAAATAAACAACTCACCTTCATGTGCGTCAATAGAGAAGAAATCGCCTACCATCACCGTTGAAATTATAGATCACAAATTATCGGTTTCAAATTCTGGTGACGGCTTGTAA